GACTTGGAAAATAGTCCAGATCCCCCATTGTCCGTTGAAGAGGCATGGGAAAAGCTTAATTCTAAACGGGACCGCTCCCCTAAAAAAACATTTACGGTGCCTAAAATCGTAGTTGCTGCGATTCTTTTTCTCTTGTTGGGATCTTCGTTATTTATGATTCCAAACAGTGGGAATGCTTTTAAACCATTAACAGAGATGTATCACACAGCAAGTGATTCTGTGACTCGGATTTTTATTAAATCAGAAACAGACTCAGCTCCCAAGGAATCAAATCTCCCATCACCTGACAACTTTGAAGTAGGTGAACCTTTTACAACTGAAAAAATGCCACTAGAAGACGCACAGAAGGTTACTGCCTTCCCCATTAGAGTTCCAAAATATATACCAGAGGGATTTACTTTACAGGATGTTACAGTACTCA
Above is a window of Bacillaceae bacterium S4-13-56 DNA encoding:
- a CDS encoding DUF4367 domain-containing protein encodes the protein MKNKKEDQLEKLIKETIHSDLENSPDPPLSVEEAWEKLNSKRDRSPKKTFTVPKIVVAAILFLLLGSSLFMIPNSGNAFKPLTEMYHTASDSVTRIFIKSETDSAPKESNLPSPDNFEVGEPFTTEKMPLEDAQKVTAFPIRVPKYIPEGFTLQDVTVLSNHVEKSQDIYLNYFNNEKRFAINQILMGEMYGSGRVNGVDESSIEEISINGEQATLIQYKEDLFEIIWTNQSYEISISGTLSRDEIIAIAESL